A single Bacteroidota bacterium DNA region contains:
- the hydE gene encoding [FeFe] hydrogenase H-cluster radical SAM maturase HydE has translation MNTAEQHIRGIIERDTFTRVEILYLLALHTKDELDYLKASARAVKKQYVGNVTWLRGLIEFSNKCSKNCLYCGIRAGNQGIDRFTLSEDEIMEAAAFAYENRYGSLVLQSGEQQNKEFIDFVCRITSAIKTKYDLGITLSCGEQTEETYRRFYESGAHRYLLRIETSSPELYRKIHPDDKIHDFETRINCLHSLKKAGFQLGTGVMVGLPFQTQEDLAGDIKFFKDLDIDMAGIGPYIEHADTPLYQFRNELMPPEERLLLTLKMIAVLRLAMKDINIASATALQAIGKMGREKALQMGANVIMPNLTPEKNRKLYQLYKDKPCLDENAEQCKDCLEKRIAIAGDRVGYGEWGDSNHFNNKRK, from the coding sequence AAGACGAACTTGATTATCTGAAAGCCTCAGCCAGAGCAGTAAAAAAACAATATGTCGGGAACGTTACCTGGCTGCGCGGGCTGATTGAATTCTCGAATAAATGTTCCAAGAACTGCCTCTATTGCGGTATAAGGGCAGGCAATCAGGGTATTGACCGGTTCACGCTGAGTGAAGATGAAATCATGGAAGCGGCTGCTTTCGCTTATGAAAACCGGTACGGCTCACTTGTACTTCAATCGGGTGAACAGCAGAACAAAGAATTCATTGACTTTGTGTGCCGTATTACTTCGGCCATAAAAACAAAATACGATTTGGGAATTACACTTTCATGCGGAGAGCAGACCGAAGAAACCTACCGTCGATTCTACGAAAGCGGCGCGCACCGTTACCTGCTTCGTATAGAAACTTCATCGCCCGAATTGTACAGAAAAATTCATCCTGACGATAAAATCCATGATTTCGAAACACGGATAAATTGCCTGCACAGTCTTAAAAAGGCCGGCTTTCAGTTGGGAACAGGCGTTATGGTAGGCTTGCCCTTCCAGACACAGGAAGACCTTGCGGGCGATATTAAGTTCTTCAAAGATTTGGATATTGACATGGCAGGTATTGGTCCCTATATCGAACATGCCGACACCCCGCTCTATCAGTTCAGAAATGAATTGATGCCTCCCGAAGAACGATTACTGCTTACGCTGAAAATGATTGCCGTGCTGAGGCTGGCAATGAAAGATATCAATATAGCTTCAGCAACAGCCCTGCAGGCTATTGGTAAAATGGGAAGGGAGAAAGCGCTTCAGATGGGAGCCAATGTGATTATGCCGAACCTCACTCCCGAAAAGAACAGGAAACTGTATCAGCTGTATAAAGACAAACCATGCCTCGACGAAAATGCGGAACAATGTAAAGACTGCCTTGAAAAGCGCATCGCTATTGCCGGTGACCGCGTGGGATATGGTGAATGGGGCGACTCCAACCATTTTAATAATAAGAGAAAGTGA
- a CDS encoding (Fe-S)-binding protein — METKIITENKTMELLPKLDCGACGYKTCLDFAVKIDEGKEDLKKCIHITAAISGKETHGNCLGCATEGMAEKMGWKDSLDRDFDFIMDCFDNEPGPRETILPYNPALVKELGVKKDDVMIGRPMGMSCGCPITHCGVVTSADPRNGVINWCVTGPLRPRAEGFVDIGYYVAQAYEGLIKESKEPIKLGRRYWFLPRRCMLQWRHSGLVNAVVKNKDGSYKVRIEGLYIG; from the coding sequence ATGGAAACAAAGATTATTACCGAGAACAAAACCATGGAATTGCTGCCAAAACTTGATTGCGGTGCCTGTGGTTACAAGACCTGCCTCGACTTCGCCGTTAAGATTGACGAAGGAAAGGAAGACCTTAAAAAATGCATCCACATCACCGCAGCTATAAGCGGTAAAGAAACCCACGGGAACTGCCTCGGCTGTGCCACAGAAGGCATGGCAGAAAAAATGGGCTGGAAAGACAGCCTTGACCGCGACTTTGACTTTATTATGGACTGCTTTGACAACGAACCCGGTCCGCGCGAAACCATTCTACCCTATAATCCGGCCCTCGTGAAAGAACTTGGCGTGAAAAAGGATGATGTGATGATTGGTCGCCCTATGGGCATGTCGTGCGGCTGCCCGATAACACACTGTGGTGTCGTTACCAGCGCTGACCCCCGCAATGGCGTTATCAACTGGTGCGTAACCGGTCCGCTGAGACCGCGTGCCGAAGGTTTTGTGGATATAGGTTATTATGTTGCACAGGCATACGAAGGACTCATCAAAGAATCGAAAGAGCCGATTAAGCTAGGCCGCAGATACTGGTTCCTGCCCCGCCGCTGCATGCTGCAGTGGAGACACAGCGGACTTGTAAACGCTGTTGTAAAGAATAAAGATGGCAGCTACAAAGTAAGAATCGAAGGACTGTATATCGGATAG